A DNA window from Brassica napus cultivar Da-Ae chromosome A4, Da-Ae, whole genome shotgun sequence contains the following coding sequences:
- the LOC106449222 gene encoding uncharacterized protein LOC106449222, with product MRTLCPNFDREDGLETVLEVPMPEELFCSENNKTGSWRSVKTSFLRSSPDNNSSLSTLFGGHDAQIQMLLGIVGAPLIPLPFSSDHDVLDHPMPKLIKNQSIEAAMAKYIVKQYTAASGGDLALDRVESMYAMGKVKMGVTEFCAAKPLIGKRKKKMVRIKNLNNGNGGEMGGFVLWKKGSRQWSLELVVSGCKVSAGCDGNVAWKQSPWLAHSNEPSGPLRRFLQGLDPKTTANMFAGSVCVGEKVVNDEECFVLKLETQTSGLKSRSKNGMETVKHTVWGCFSQRTGLLVQLEDTYLVRIKIGLDEEDVVLWETTSETMIQDYKSVDGIQIAHRGKTQVSLLRLDESLESHSKTTMEESWEIEEVGFNVKGLSSDFFLPPGDLCTKENEESGFNFGDFSSPMMIPLKVSKDSWKLNSSKVTAIEDFEG from the exons ATGAGAACGCTTTGTCCTAATTTTGACAGAGAAGACGGTTTAGAGACAGTGTTGGAAGTTCCGATGCCGGAGGAGTTATTTTGTTCCGAGAACAACAAGACCGGCTCTTGGAGAAGTGTCAAGACTAGTTTTCTCAGGTCATCGCCGGATAACAATAGCAGCCTCTCCACTCTTTTCGGTGGCCATGACGCTCAGATTCAGATGCTTCTTGGAATCGTCGGAGCTCCGTTGATCCCTCTTCCTTTCTCTTCCGATCATGATGTTCTTGACCATCCCATGCCCAAACTCATCAAAAATCAATCTATc GAAGCAGCCATGGCGAAGTACATAGTAAAGCAATACACTGCAGCATCTGGAGGAGATCTAGCATTGGATAGAGTAGAGAGTATGTATGCCATGGGAAAGGTTAAAATGGGAGTGACCGAGTTCTGTGCAGCGAAACCCCTAATtggaaagaggaagaagaagatggtgaggATCAAAAATCTCAACAACGGAAACGGAGGAGAGATGGGCGGTTTCGTGTTATGGAAGAAAGGATCGAGACAATGGAGTTTAGAGCTTGTGGTTTCCGGTTGTAAAGTCAGTGCTGGTTGTGATGGTAACGTAGCTTGGAAGCAAAGTCCTTGGCTCGCACATTCTAATGAACCTTCTGGGCCTCTCAGAAGGTTTCTTCAAGGGCTTGATCCTAAAACCACAGCAAATATGTTTGCTGGATCGGTTTGCGTGGGAGAAAAGGTGGTTAACGATGAAGAATGCTTCGTGCTTAAGCTCGAGACACAGACTTCAGGGCTGAAATCAAGAAGCAAGAACGGTATGGAGACAGTAAAGCATACCGTATGGGGCTGTTTTAGTCAAAGAACAGGACTTTTGGTCCAGCTAGAGGACACTTATCTCGTGCGGATCAAGATTGGTCTTGATGAAGAAGATGTGGTCCTATGGGAAACTACTTCTGAGACAATGATCCAAGATTATAAGAGCGTTGATGGGATTCAGATTGCTCACAGAGGAAAGACACAAGTATCGTTATTGAGGCTTGATGAGAGCTTAGAGAGTCATTCAAAGACTACAATGGAAGAGAGTTGGGAGATTGAAGAAGTGGGGTTTAATGTGAAGGGTTTGTCTTCCGATTTCTTCTTGCCTCCAGGTGACTTGTGTACCAAGGAAAATGAAGAAAGTGGGTTTAACTTCGGAGATTTTAGTAGTCCAATGATGATTCCATTGAAAGTTAGCAAAGATTCGTGGAAACTCAATTCCTCTAAAGTCACAGCTATTGAAGATTTTGAGGGATAA